A genomic window from Rosettibacter firmus includes:
- a CDS encoding deoxyribodipyrimidine photo-lyase, producing MLNLKRVRYLKDGITKSGPVIYWMQRDQRVNDNWALIYAYSKALENDVPLIVTFNLVPSFLGATIRQYSFMIEGLKKVIILLTELNTH from the coding sequence ATGCTCAATCTTAAAAGAGTTCGATACCTTAAAGATGGAATAACAAAAAGCGGTCCTGTAATTTACTGGATGCAAAGAGATCAAAGAGTAAATGATAACTGGGCTTTAATTTATGCCTACTCCAAAGCTCTCGAAAATGATGTACCATTAATTGTTACATTCAATTTAGTTCCATCTTTCTTAGGAGCAACAATACGTCAATATTCTTTTATGATAGAAGGCTTAAAAAAAGTTATTATTCTATTGACAGAGCTAAACACTCATTAA
- a CDS encoding sirohydrochlorin chelatase has translation MKNNNILVYYLIIGIFFYSNILGMVKDIKRVSVIIVGHGAPANDFPKLNEYFKLHDNHTLEADEIENELRRWPRNEKNDPYWAGFVKIIEIFKNKFKEFHSVHYAFNEMCAPSVREALEEALSKKPDLIIVTSIMFTPGGGHSEKDIPATIELFQEEHPDVKIVYAWPYSKEAIADFIYSHLLNFIVK, from the coding sequence ATGAAAAATAACAATATACTAGTTTACTATTTAATAATAGGTATTTTTTTTTATTCAAATATTTTGGGTATGGTTAAAGATATTAAAAGAGTTTCAGTAATAATTGTTGGGCATGGTGCTCCAGCTAATGATTTTCCAAAATTGAATGAATATTTTAAATTACACGATAACCACACTCTTGAAGCAGATGAAATAGAAAATGAATTACGTAGATGGCCCCGAAATGAAAAAAATGATCCGTATTGGGCAGGCTTTGTAAAAATTATTGAGATATTCAAAAATAAATTTAAAGAATTTCATTCTGTTCATTATGCATTTAATGAGATGTGTGCTCCTTCAGTAAGAGAAGCACTTGAAGAAGCTTTGTCTAAAAAGCCTGATTTAATCATAGTAACGAGTATAATGTTCACCCCTGGTGGTGGACATTCAGAAAAGGATATCCCTGCAACTATTGAATTATTTCAAGAAGAACACCCTGACGTTAAAATTGTGTATGCATGGCCTTACTCTAAAGAAGCTATTGCTGATTTTATCTATTCACACTTGTTGAATTTTATAGTTAAATAA
- a CDS encoding HmuY family protein translates to MKKIHLTIMLFLNILIAGCNGTSSTEPIDKQQDIKVVEVKNIPALGPGKTYFRFSDSTIVTGADTLSDKWDIAFKNTTIYTNSGVSGPGKGGAILLKNTDFYDLKELPAEGYRVDAENSPAIPTGSGNGWYLYNSETHIITPIPGIVLAIKTGNGKYAKVQIISYYYGSPANPTLSDKSKFYSFRYVYQPNGSTKFD, encoded by the coding sequence ATGAAAAAAATACATTTAACTATTATGCTTTTTTTGAACATTTTAATTGCAGGCTGTAATGGAACAAGTAGTACTGAGCCTATCGATAAACAACAAGATATTAAAGTTGTAGAAGTTAAAAATATACCTGCATTAGGTCCCGGTAAAACTTACTTTCGATTTTCAGATAGTACTATTGTAACTGGTGCTGATACATTGTCTGATAAATGGGATATTGCATTTAAAAATACTACAATTTATACTAATAGCGGCGTAAGCGGACCTGGTAAAGGAGGAGCAATTCTTCTTAAGAATACAGACTTTTATGACTTAAAAGAATTACCAGCCGAAGGTTATCGAGTTGATGCCGAAAACTCCCCTGCTATACCAACAGGCTCTGGAAATGGATGGTACCTATATAATTCCGAAACTCATATAATTACACCTATACCAGGAATTGTACTTGCAATTAAAACAGGAAATGGTAAATATGCTAAAGTTCAAATTATAAGCTATTATTATGGTTCACCTGCTAATCCTACCCTTTCTGACAAATCGAAATTTTATTCTTTTAGATATGTATATCAACCAAACGGTTCAACTAAATTTGATTAA
- a CDS encoding TonB-dependent receptor: MKKLILIIFILITEAIAQTYFQGKVVTKDGRPIFNANITVVGKPYGTTSDENGIFKLNYPLKTGDLISISCIGYQTKTIKYESSLNFLIINLNELSYISETVVVTGTRSIKKLKDTPVKTELISEKEIKNCGYLSLKEALFEQTGIGIIDNHGSGLQIQGLDPDYTLILIDGDPVIGRTAGTIDLSRFDVANLKQIEIVKGPSSSLYGSEALAGVVNLITAFPDESQRFALFGRIGTHDSYQINADIFKSNKKIKLALFSNIRGSDGFDIVPETISKTIPEYHNFLINPKFEYRFNESNFVRFNMRYSNENQNNFAEITENNQIVKLKVKDRLRDVNFSILYSGSISNLYKHQLRFYVTNYYTESLLSYQTGGEPYEYSQFDQYYYKGEYSANFIIDRKNLISFGAGYVKEVVHADRVDKDIDEINSSFVFLQHEWIPSRYIDIVGGFRYDYNNKYSSRLSPKITTLLKPCGFLTLNLSIGSGFKAPTLQQLYLNFTNPQVGYSVFGAAKFSNYLNKLINEGQIDKILLNPSNISKLNAESSLSLNFSIEYEPSSSYLISLNFFRNNIRDLIDAIPVALKKNGQGVYTYVNLNKIYTQGIESEIKIKFFNNINISFGYQFLDAIDQVVLERIRAGDYFKLTDSGRLKKITESDYGGLFNRSKHTGNIKLNYENETLGLFARLTCIVKGKYGYYDRNGNGILDDKSEYAPGFSLWNFVFNKVINSHFAIQLRIENILNKKLSGQNLNLPGRIIYAGISINY, encoded by the coding sequence ATGAAAAAATTAATTTTAATAATATTTATTCTAATTACTGAGGCAATTGCACAAACATATTTTCAAGGAAAAGTAGTTACTAAAGATGGCAGACCAATTTTTAATGCAAATATTACAGTTGTAGGTAAACCTTATGGAACTACATCCGATGAAAATGGGATATTTAAGCTTAATTATCCTTTAAAAACTGGGGATTTAATTTCTATTTCTTGTATTGGCTATCAAACAAAAACTATTAAATATGAATCATCTTTAAATTTTTTAATAATTAATTTAAATGAATTATCTTATATTTCTGAAACTGTAGTAGTGACAGGGACAAGAAGCATTAAAAAATTGAAAGATACACCTGTTAAGACAGAGTTAATTAGTGAGAAAGAGATTAAAAATTGTGGTTATTTAAGTCTGAAGGAAGCTTTATTTGAACAGACAGGTATTGGTATTATAGACAATCATGGTAGTGGCTTACAGATTCAGGGTCTTGACCCAGATTATACACTTATTTTAATAGATGGTGACCCTGTGATAGGAAGAACTGCCGGTACTATTGATTTATCACGATTCGATGTAGCTAATTTAAAACAAATTGAAATTGTTAAAGGGCCATCTTCATCACTTTATGGAAGTGAAGCTCTTGCAGGAGTAGTTAATCTTATTACTGCTTTCCCCGATGAATCTCAACGATTTGCACTCTTTGGTCGTATAGGGACTCATGATTCATATCAAATTAATGCAGATATATTCAAATCTAATAAAAAAATTAAATTAGCATTATTTTCAAATATTAGAGGGAGTGATGGATTTGATATTGTGCCAGAAACTATTTCGAAAACTATTCCCGAATACCACAATTTTCTAATTAATCCAAAATTTGAGTATCGATTTAACGAATCAAATTTTGTGAGATTTAATATGAGATATTCTAATGAGAATCAAAATAACTTTGCAGAGATAACAGAAAATAATCAAATAGTAAAATTAAAAGTTAAAGATAGATTACGAGATGTTAATTTCTCTATATTATATTCAGGCTCAATAAGTAATTTATACAAACATCAACTAAGATTTTATGTTACAAATTATTATACAGAGAGTTTACTAAGTTATCAAACAGGAGGTGAACCGTACGAGTACAGCCAATTTGACCAATATTATTATAAAGGTGAGTACTCTGCTAATTTTATTATCGATAGAAAGAATTTGATTTCATTTGGTGCTGGTTATGTTAAAGAGGTTGTACATGCAGATAGAGTAGATAAAGATATAGACGAAATAAATTCTAGCTTTGTTTTTCTTCAGCATGAATGGATTCCTTCCCGCTATATTGATATCGTAGGAGGTTTTAGGTATGATTATAATAATAAATATTCTTCGCGTTTAAGTCCAAAAATTACGACTCTCTTAAAACCATGTGGTTTCTTGACATTAAATTTATCAATTGGTAGTGGCTTCAAAGCACCAACTTTACAACAACTTTATTTGAATTTTACAAACCCTCAAGTTGGATATTCTGTTTTCGGTGCTGCTAAATTTTCTAATTACTTAAATAAACTAATTAATGAAGGACAGATAGATAAAATTCTACTTAATCCATCTAATATAAGTAAACTTAATGCAGAAAGTTCCTTGTCATTAAATTTTTCTATAGAATATGAACCTTCAAGTAGTTATTTGATATCATTAAATTTTTTCAGAAACAATATAAGAGATTTGATCGATGCTATACCAGTTGCTCTTAAAAAAAATGGACAGGGAGTATATACATATGTAAATTTAAATAAAATATATACTCAAGGTATAGAATCTGAAATTAAAATTAAATTTTTTAATAATATTAATATAAGCTTTGGATATCAATTTCTTGATGCAATCGACCAGGTAGTTCTCGAAAGAATAAGAGCAGGTGATTATTTTAAGTTAACTGATTCTGGACGATTGAAAAAAATTACAGAGTCAGATTATGGAGGCTTGTTTAATCGTTCTAAACACACTGGTAATATTAAACTTAACTATGAAAATGAAACATTAGGTTTGTTTGCAAGATTAACATGTATAGTTAAAGGGAAATATGGTTACTATGACAGAAATGGTAATGGTATTCTTGATGATAAAAGTGAATATGCTCCCGGTTTTTCACTCTGGAATTTTGTTTTTAATAAAGTGATTAATAGTCATTTTGCTATACAGTTAAGAATAGAGAATATTTTAAATAAAAAACTTAGTGGGCAGAATTTAAATCTACCTGGAAGAATAATTTATGCAGGGATTTCAATAAATTATTAA
- a CDS encoding response regulator transcription factor, with protein sequence MKPIYIFVVSKFLLTYYAINYVLQELEKIKIEFIPNNDNTLIDKIRSKKPDMIIVEIVISYDIIKLLREIKKEFPKLKIIVLVDASDIIKLPILYDMELNGYISKYITKEELQIALIKINNNEKYLSKDIKLVIYDFILKKKLSENLSRREHEILFYIVDGMSNKEIARLLNISEFTVMTHRRNIMRKLNVKNTSQLIIESIKRELVILIKDN encoded by the coding sequence ATGAAACCAATATATATTTTTGTCGTTAGTAAATTCTTACTAACCTACTATGCAATAAATTACGTATTGCAAGAATTGGAAAAAATTAAAATAGAATTCATTCCAAATAATGATAATACACTAATTGATAAAATTCGTTCTAAAAAACCAGATATGATTATTGTTGAAATTGTTATTAGTTATGATATTATTAAATTATTACGAGAAATAAAAAAAGAATTTCCGAAACTTAAAATAATAGTTTTAGTTGATGCTTCTGATATAATTAAATTACCAATCCTTTATGATATGGAGCTAAATGGTTATATTTCAAAATATATTACAAAAGAAGAATTGCAAATAGCTTTAATAAAAATTAATAATAACGAAAAATACTTAAGTAAGGATATAAAGCTAGTTATATATGACTTTATATTAAAGAAAAAGTTATCAGAAAATTTAAGTCGACGTGAGCATGAAATTCTCTTTTATATCGTAGATGGAATGAGTAATAAGGAGATTGCAAGGTTACTTAATATTAGCGAGTTTACTGTAATGACTCACCGAAGGAATATAATGCGGAAACTTAATGTAAAAAACACATCACAGCTTATCATCGAAAGTATAAAAAGAGAATTGGTAATTTTAATAAAAGACAATTAA